One window from the genome of Bacteroidales bacterium encodes:
- a CDS encoding GSCFA domain-containing protein has protein sequence MDELRDYRFYAEDMIHPGDTAVIYIWDSFCDTYVKKSTQKLILLSSGEFYLYVPCFPLPAGKFEHTGMLFLLTGGNDLHISMFFLPAGGNALHI, from the coding sequence ATGGACGAACTGAGGGATTACCGCTTTTATGCGGAAGACATGATCCATCCGGGAGACACGGCTGTCATCTATATATGGGATAGCTTTTGCGATACCTATGTCAAAAAATCTACCCAAAAACTGATCCTCCTCTCGTCAGGAGAGTTTTACCTGTATGTTCCATGCTTCCCGCTGCCGGCAGGAAAGTTTGAACATACAGGTATGCTGTTCCTGCTCACTGGAGGAAATGATTTACACATATCAATGTTCTTCCTGCC